The genomic stretch GTTGCCTACCAAGTGGAGCACGATATGCAGTCGACATTTTAAAGCAACCGACTTTAAGGATTGCATCTATCGGTTAATATTTCTGCTTGTATTTGCTTCCACTGTTTCTCACATATGTATTTAATTTTAGTAAGAATCTAGTCAGTACAGCAATTCCATCAATTCGAGTGAAAAAGCATTCTGACAAATTGGCTGCATATGCGCCTGAAAAATCGAAGGAGAACAAAGAGACAACAGACACGCCACCGGAACATGGTGAAATACACGAAGCGGAAACAGATCAGGAAGAGCTATCCGGGGGAGAGGATACACACATGTTAGAAATGACTTGTAGGCTGTGTGGAACGGTGTTCAGCAGATGGTGCCAAAGCTTGCTATCGGAATTCCGAATGTATGCGGCATTGATTGCCAAGTGTTTACCGTTTGTTAATCTGGAACTTATGCATTACCCTTCTAAGGTTTGTGCTAATTGTGTGAAAGTATTGAACGGATTTTCAACCTACTACGACAATGTGGTCAAAGTTCAGGGAGATCTCGAGCAAAAATACACTGGGATCTGTGAACAGTATTCTACTTACAAACCTATGACAGATGTGCCCTCTCGAACGATGAAAATCAAACAGGAACCACTAACAAGCATTAAGGAAGAAACTATCGATTTTGCCGCAAAGGGAAGGGAAGCAGAAAATTCTTTGATTATCAAAAACCCGAATATTACAAACGACAAGAAAAAGTTAATACTGTTTAATAACAGTCAGACAAATGAAGGACAATATACGAAACACAACAGGGAATCCAAAAACTGCGAGATACTTGAGATTGTCAATTTATATCCTCCTATTGTCGACATAACCAGTGCAACTATTCGGGAGGTTCAGCCTTATGAAATCACATTGCCATCATCACTATCTAACGCAACCTGTCAACCATGCGCTCCGCAGATAATTAATTTGAAAACGGAAAACACCGCAGAACTGGAGGAGGAATATGAAGACTATTCTGGTTATTTTCAAGACTTTATGGCCGGTTTTACAGCGTGGGAAGAACACAGCTACTCCAAGCTCCCCATACAAGCGGACGATAACAAAGATGAACTATTTCCAACTCACATGGAGCTAGAGCCAATAGAGCCCATACAATTGGGTAATTCTGCGACTGTCAGGGTAATTCATGTTGAGTTACCGCCTCCACAACCCGTTGTTGCTGAATTTGCCTGTTCAAGGTGTCACGAGAAAAGGTTCCGTTCGCGAGTTCAATTGCTTCGCCATAAAATTTTACACTGTTCGTCAAGAGTAGTTCGTTCGTATCGTTGCTTTTATTGTCAGCGAAGTTTGTGTTCTTGGCATGAACGGAAAATGCATTTTTCCGTATGTCGCCGCAGGATGCTTAGACAACGGCGAAGAAACGATATGGTTAAAAGAGCAAAAGAGAACAGTAAACACGACCGGAACACTGAAGAAACATCATCGTCGGGCAAGACAAACAGGCGTTTCGATTGCACAATGTGCGACCGGTCATATACTAGGCTTTATAACTTGAAACGCCACAAGGCTAGCCACAGACCCGTTGACCAGTGGAATCATAAATGTGGCGTGTGTCAGAAAATTTTCGACAAGCTGTTCGATCTTAAGAAACATTTTCAGTTGTCTAAATGTGCTGGCAGCAGTGGGGATAGGAGTAAATTTTCGCAGCACAAGCCAGACGAAGATACGAGCGGGGAAGAAATTGTGTCTTTGCAGGCCGCTGGTACACCTTCGGATAGGCTGCTCTATGTTTGTTCCACTTGCACCAAACAGTTTAAATCGTACAACAGTCTAAAAGTACACGAAAGTGTTCATACAGGTATGTGATAGGTTAAAATTTAATAgtgcgattttttttcgaagttttttttaaaggtttaaAAGTTTTCATCTGTGAAACATGTGGGAAACGATTCGGTGGTCAGGTCAATCTCAGCCAGCATCGGCTGACGCATATTGATGAAAAACGATTTACGTGCAAGTTATGTCCTAAGGTAAAaaggatttttttaaatctaactTCTTAATCAATCAATGTCCTGCATTTCAGGTTTTCAAGAGAAGTGGCGGTCTTGGCCAACACGTGAAGGCTTTCCATATGAAAATCAAACCGTACCAGTGTACAGTGTGTCGTAGGGATTTTGCCTTAAAAGCCGACATGATACGATGCCGACATTCAAAGTTGAAGGATTTTGGCTAGTTTTTCACAGTTTAACTGACCAATCACAAAACAGGGAAACCACTGCCTAGGTTCCGCAGAACAAGACAAACGGGTAGTATTGtttaataaaaatttctatGAAATACGTCTTGTGGCATCAACCCACGATTGATTCACGCATAAGTCAATGGCGAAAACGTTGAATGGAGGCTGACAACCTTTTAAATAAAGACGAAAAACATTAGTCAGCTGACTAAAAGGAAAGTCTAGAGGTCTATATTATGTAACGGAAATTATAAGttgaggaataaaaaaaaacaacaggaaTTGTTAATCTTTCCAAAAATCTCAAACTACCTATCATTTCAAAGAATATTTATTGTAACCTTATACTACATTGAGACTGTTAGAACCACTTAAGCACTATATGGATTCTTACTACACTAAAACTAGACAGTCACACCAGGACTATTGCCAAAAGCCCTTTTATAGACAGCTCTTCGTTCCTACACCGCAAGCATTCTTCAAATTACTTCCTTTATCGCGGCTAacttttgttatcaaaaatatACCTCAATTAGTTTGAGCAGACTTTCGTTCTATGCAGTGCTCTCATTGCCTATATGGCGCACTAGCCGTAGTTTACTTCATTTCCTGGTTTCTGTTAAAACAACGGCAATGAGCGATAAAAAACCATTGCACTAGGAGAGTAGGGGTGAGATACTTGGTTGTATGCCTAATTTCCTTTAGTCATGAAAAGAAGCAACAATATGGCCATTCGTTTACTCTCGATGTTCTTCTATTTTACTGTTTACAATTGTGGAATTACCTGCTTTCTTTGATTTAGCCTTTATCACATGCACTTTTCAaatcccgtttttttttttgttttccatttGTTGGATAAAATTCATTAACTTAAAATGACACATACTTTTCGTCTATTTCTCAAACATTGAACATTGTAGTTGCAAATACTtgctaaaataattaaaatctaTTCTAAAGAACCGATAACATTTACACATTTACAGAAACTTTTTGTTTACTTTGTCAATTATCCAGTCGCTGTGAACTTGGatcgtcatttttttttgttcacttgCGTCGGGCTGAAGTTGCGCAAAAAATAGCACTCTCTACTGAAACACGGCTGCGCGCTGCTGGAACTGCTGTCGTCGAAGAATGCGTTCCTCCTCCATGCGTCGTTTTTCTTCCTGCTCTTGTCTGTTTAAAGGGGATAAACAGTCAAATATTTCATCTAGTTAGCATGGCAGTAAATATTGTTTGCCTACCTGATTTCATCGTGAAATTTGTTCGTTCTCAATTGCTGTTCAATTTTGGCCTCGAAAAAGTTCTTGGCTCCGTTCACACCGACTTCGTCGACATTGATTTCTGTGAGTCTAGCCAGCTGACCGAGTCCGGAGTCCGAAACCAGTTCGCCAGCTCGCGCTTTTCTGTGAGTAGTCGAAAAAACAAGCGTCAATCGTTAATATTTTGTAATTCTCAATGCCAGaaagtgaatgtttttttttacctgtAAATCAGCAGAAACTCTCGGAATGAAATCTTGCCGTCTTTGTCCTCGTCTACTTCAGCGATCATTCCTTTCAGACCAAGGTGGGTTTGTGGTGCACCGAGCTTCTCCATCATGATCTTAAGCTCAGCCAGATCGAGGAAACCATCCTTTCCAACGTCGTATCTGTCGAGAGACAAGAGACACCGAGAACACAGAGTTATAGGAGGTAAAGTTGATTAaattgattattgattattcTGGTTTGTGGGTCATGTATGGATTAGTAAAGGAGATTTATTCAATTAGATTCAACTTTGTGGGAATGTTTCAATACTAGAGGAGAGGTTACGTTCATTCATTGCTGAATGTGCGATGATTTTTAATTATTGCTATTAATTTGTCTCCAGCTCAAATCGCTGGATCATTATTTTTCATATAAAGGGGATTCCAGGAACCAACATGATGTATATTTTCATTCGTCCCAGTTCTGCTAATGACATAATTCATAATACATAAGTTGAGTATCAACGTAGAGAAAAGAAGATATGATTTCAATTGTAGCATAATTCATACTGGGTAAACGATACCGATCAAATAGTTAAGTAAAAATTCCAGTGAGCAAAATTTAAACGAATATTCAAACAACACGCAGCAAGTGTTTTATTAATTCCTAATACATTATGGAAATCATAGGGTTAATTGATGAACGATTAAACAGTTCCCATTATTATTAAAGTAATTACAGCCACCCGGCAGCAATTACACGCAGTTTATTGCGTATAGGGTGTGTACATAGATGTTTTAAGTACCCTTAAACAATTCTCTATTTCTCGATCAGGAACAAGTTAATCAAAATTGCTATTCAGCATTCTGATCAAATCGTATGGCATAACATATGTCTTATAATGGTgaataataattattttaagTTACCGTGtttaaattgaatattgatagtCTAATATAAAAAAGTCGTTCCAGGTATTCGAAAATATGTACAAACTTTCCAATAACGAAACTACTAGAGCGAAAGGTTTTGACGTTAAATATCCACCGTGACATACTTCGGTCTTCTACAACTTATTCAATTTTTGATGCTTAAATGAAAAGCACAAATAATGCTTCTGTCATAGTGTTACAAGATTTACGCATAATCGGTAGAACGCTACAATCCCCACCGTAATGAGGTGCGAATATTTGCATATTTTTCACGCCTACCGTCTCTATTGTCGTTCGCAAATTCAAAGAGACCGTAAAATCCCCGCTGAACAGAAACGATTTTCCAAAGCTGCCTTCGATTGTAACGGTAAGTGGACCGAACGTCCTTTGTCGTCAAGGGTAGCTGGAACCGCGTGACTCACGTGCTACAGACAGAAGAAAGAAAAACATGAcccattttccatttttctttGCTTATTAGCGGTGTAGCGCAAAGTGGTACGTCCGATACGTATCCTCTCAATAATTAAGGTGATGGATTCCTTGCCCGTTTACATTATGACAGTTGTCAACATAATGGATCAAAATTGATGTGCAATTCGTCAACCAGTTTTCATCACACACCACTCAACTGTATCGTTACGTAAGGGCTCAAAACCACCGACCCTCTACATAAGCTTGCCTAAAGATTTCAATTTCCTCTCACATCAGCAGATTTCCACGCTCTCCCTTCGGGTTTGCATCTCGACTCTGTCGAGGTTATACTTTATCTAACTTCAGCCTCCCTGATCGCGACGCCGTTGAGTAAACTAACCAAATATGACGTGATGTGGTCGTGCCTGTTCTCACCATACTAATTATCTCCTAATAACTCTCCACGTGACCACGTCTTGTCTGCGAACCTCAACAACCGATCCAGCTTGTGCACAAGCGATATGGGTTATTTTCATATAGACATGACCTTTTGTCATGCCAAGCTCTTTATGTTTCATTTCATCGCAGCAGGGAATGTGTGTTCGAAAACAATTTGTTAAATTATATGCATTCGTCGTACGACTGATGACCCCCCAACAGCGTTCTTCCATTCACCAGTAATCTATTTTGTCAGGTGAATTCGAAATGATTCATGCATAGAAAAATCATGCATGTCTAAAATTACATCTATGTTTGTCATTGCATGAGCACATGGAGTTATGGTCACTGCATTACTAGGCTGGCGAAGTGGATTTCGTTAACCAGTCGAAAAGTAATCgttaatttcttgaaaaaaaaaaaagaaatcgaaTTTTTAAGATAAAGTTCAACCCATTTACTTCTTTTCACGTATCAGAAGAGTCATATGCCCTTCGAAGTATCTTTCAGTGGTATCAGGATGGAAAATGTAGATTGCCAATGTTATGGTTTGTTATTCCGCCAGACTAGTAATATAGTGACTATACATGGATAGCATTCTGCAGCATACAACGACCAACTGCGTCGATTagatataaaaataataatagtcgACTGAATGCGGTTTCTACTTAGTTTCCTGTTGCACTCATGCATGCTTTGTGTGTCCTTTCCTCTTTGACTCACAACTTTAACTGGCAGCTGGTCGTTTGTTGGACTTTACACCGTTCACTTCATATGCTAGGTTCGCTTCAAGTTATAGTTGCTGCATTGGAAAAAGTCATGTTGGTTTTAAGTAAGCTGAATTTGCGCTTTGGGATTCCATAATCAGATGCTGGCGCTTTTTTGCTTTTGATTTGTCTTGTGTGTCAATTTGTTATACAATCTTGAGATGGAAACGTCCTATGGTATCTTTGATGGGAGCCTAGTAAGTTAATTACGAAACTGATGACAGAAAAAAGACGAAATGGCACTTTTTGAATAATTACACACGATCAGGATTTGATTGTGGTGATGCGCGTGTCGCACGTTATGCATCCAGTAGCAGCAAAAGTGTGGTTTCAGCGATAGATTGATACATAACCGCCCTGCATTAACCGAATACACCAACGCTTTGAAGAAATGCCATGCGGGTTAGTCGGTCGTTATTCGACAGTTGATTGCATAAAATTCCTGCTCGTCGCAGTAAGCGACGATGGAGCATCGCAACGTGGGAAAACTATTGAGTTATTGCCTGCGCCGTGGTCGGGTTTTGTTTTGTGTACGCTTTTTAGCAGGCTGCGTGACTGTGCTACTTTTGGAAATTTTCATGTCCCACGTATGAGTAGCACGGTAGCAACCAGGGCGAAAGTGATTTGCTCATCCGTTCCCTGGCGACCATTTGCTGCCTCGATGTAGGTGAGTTTACCGAATCGACCCGTGTAGTTTTAACTTTTGTTCAAACTTTTTCTATCACACTGCAGTCGTCAAAATATAACTGAAATAGTCAATGACTAGCTGACACCCGGTCCGTTATGTATTCCGCAAGAGAAACTTCTCAAAAGTGCATGTGGTTGAAAGGACAAGTTAAATAAAGAATGAGAGAGTATCAAAAGACAAAAATAAGTAAGTAACTTAATTCAATGTTCTGTTATTAAGTTTTGGAGTAATTTCAGCATTGTTTTAGTTCCTAATCTAGCCCAATATAAGAACATGGCACAAGCGTCAAATGTAGATAGCGCAAAATTTTACTATTGTATTAAttgaaatagtaggagggtggtatccaagacacgaccgcatagttgacgtaggactacaataattttatatttttattttaaagctatgtttgatttgagctcgttttacttttgtagtttgcttgatttattttaaccaatttaaactcaacatcttccaaaagggaggtattttggttcgggtggtaatatctaggtcgtcagcccgaattcatcaagcgacaccttaaacgacttggaactaaaattagctcattggtggccatttctactgttaaggtcgtctttgaccacttaaaaagtcaaaaaagtcatgaaaaaagaaccgttcatttttggcatggttccattttggcaacagaaaatattctggcgtgttgccaaaatcgaaggggtctgtattttgattatttctttgtacCCCTCtaccttagaagaaaaaatattctcttcaacattcacaatggtccaggaaccaaatttaggggaaattttgggtctagagctatatagcaatgttttagagaaaatcttttttttacaaagttactcaaaattattggagctataaaattgtagaacaaggttttctatctacaaaaataaaaaggaagatacttgatagcattgaaaattttggtcaccccaattcttgatactttttcaataagcgctttatcatatgtaacaactttgttgaagaaagtttttctctaaaatattgctatagagctctagacccaaatttccccctaaatttggtttccagactattgatgaatacctttcattctaatacagcgaattttctttaacacgcgaaaaggcaaccttctataaaatatttaattgagtacgatttagtagaaattaaacttcttccttctatatctatttgtcttgttaaagttggctcactcaccgatcacaaagcggcaaagatgtcacatcaattttttttctgcagttacaagctcgtggaaaaaatatagatAATGAATGACAGTTTTAgtaaaaaaggtatattcacagaaaatttgaaattgacatagaattttatgaacatgttaacattcaattcaggtcaatttaaacattttatcagtatacagaatcaatcagaaaaaaattgattagtttcaagataccaaagaacaacgaagatatcatatttgaaggttatatgtctgttattttcgaaaataaactgggcaagAGTGATGCCacggcaattaatgtttgcatagcgttgttcaattacaagtaaggttatggaaagtaatattttcttgtaaatgcaaattcaaaaaaaaaattaattgaaaaacacaaatactaatgtcggagctctaatatcaagatgaaatgaatttggttttcctctataccgccaccgcaggATGCAACtaatattgtcatattggactaaattcatttagctagtaaaatataatcatcagtacagctcttTTAACTAACTATTCAAAGATATGTATGgagcatttttgttttctattgtctttcaaataccatattcagttatttaaataaatctgaaaaaaagcagaatgtagagttcaaaaataaacaacgcattttgttgtccccggcggcgcagcgtattcTGCGGTACccgaaaaatcaaattgaattctgatatttgctgctatacgaaacaagaagaagaagaagacaattcaaacggcaattcgattgtgttccacgccccaccgtgcgtcaacagcggcaatgtagttttcacttggcttggctgcacacaaatgaatatcgagattttctgcactgatagacgacgaatgaccagcgctctatccATAcaatgctcggtgcagtactgttgcctgtgccagcatgttttccttcaagacatcagttttattaatattaacatatttattaacagcagaacgtcatACTGTctaatagtggaggtggttacgaactttccgagaaagcttcaccttcaagacatcaaaatagtctaggctcatggaaactaacattagttgacctattgggacggggagattctgtcaaaattttttttggcactGCTATACAGTATATCACAGcatgcagttggtgtctattcatgaagtctgtgctaggcgtgctcgcatatgattggtacattgttggtgaaaatttgaccttgaaacttttattcaattttcactgtttaacaatgaagtgataatgaaattgaagaatcacaaaattgtccatcattttatcaatccaacgacatattgattattgtgaacCATCATGTgcttacatcagtataaccgtttgaaatctttcattccggcgttacatcttggttttagttttcgcggaatgtatctcgatatagtgcggttagacgtagtcctacgtcaaaaaaaaaaacatttttttttacaaattataaaaagttatatcaaTGTTGATCACTATCTTAACACAAAACTATACAAATATAAATACTTAGTTTGTTAAAATTACATAAATAATTCGTTACAAATCTGCTGTCATGCTCCTTCTGGTTTCCATTGGCAATTGTGATTTGTGTGCACGTCAATTGCATGCTTAATGCTTTCATACGTTTGTTGGTACCGGAAGAAACTTTTACCTGAACCATACAAGAACAATGCGACGGAAATACCACCAATTAAACACGCTATGAGTTGTTATACCGCTTCAAGTTGAATAAAGCATGTTTCAGCAATGGTCACCTGTTTATTCGGTTCATTGCATAAGAAACCAATCAAGATTGTGGAATCAACTAACTATTCATTGTTCGACGGGCTAGGAATAGGTTGACTTTCAATCGCAGCAAGTTAACGCTTGACCCATTTAGAATGGGCCATGAGCAGCTGAATAAAAACAAGCCGAAAACGGAAGTTGTTCTCCGGTTTTCATAGGTTGCGACAACCTTCTGTAGTTTGAATGACACTGAAGTTGGTTTATTCTTCTGTTGCTTTATCCACCGTCTCACTCATACCTTTGCACtcaaattgaaaagttaatagaACTTTTCTGGTGAAATCGAACCAAAAATGTTACTTCAAATGTGTTTCTGATATGGCCTACTATGTATTCCTATAGAGAACATTGTACCGCGTGTTGCGTTAAGCACGTGAGGTATGTACGGTTTTCCCCCCGGAAGTGTGTTGCCATAAAGTGCACAACGTGGGCGACATATCTCACAGAGACAAACGATGTAATTTTATATCTTACGCCACAACTAGACTGATTCTTTTAATTTCACTCTCATTATCTCTGACGTATCAAATATTTGCTCTCGTTAGTGTGGCCCGAAACAAACGCATTGCGCGCAACTATGGCTGCTTACCGGGCTGTTGAAACTGAAACGGGTTCATGAACGCAATCGTCAAGGTGTCTAATTTCGCTTATACCTCTTTTTAAAACCTTGCAAATGCATTCTAACCGATGGTGGATTACATTGATGCTTTTGCATAATTCTCGTCCGGTACACTTGGCTTCTGGGGTTTACAAAGCTTACTGCGAACCTACGTTGTTGAACGATTTCAGCCGTAATCAATCACTTCTGACCGCAGCCAAATACAATAATAGTCTATGTATTACCTTCGTTAGTTTGATCCTCGCAAGGGGAAACGGAGGCATCTCTTGCACTCCCACCCTGTcgaaatagttttgtttttcaaccgtTGCACGCATTGAGTCAGCGTACATACGTACTTCAATCATAGGAGACCGTGAGCTGTCGGTGTGGTTAACATTCGCTACACGTAGCACCGGGAGCTATGACCATGCTGCATACAGAAACACGGTAATGTTTCGGCACCGAGATGCGGTTTCCAATGAGGGCTACTGCGCTACTAAGTGCTGTTTTAGACGAAATTCTAATTGGTTTTGTATCGATTAAGTTTTGTGTGTGCAAATTAAACGTATCTTACCTCGCAGTTAGCTATGCGCAACGACGCTGTTCCAAATACCTACCCATTAGAGGGCTTCGACAGTGAGGTTAGTCAGTTTGCTTTGGTAAGCGTACGGTAGTGGGTTTGAGTCTTAGTAGAAACAGAATTCAATACACCATTGGCttctagataaaaaaaaactcgcgtAAAGTGTGGGGTACAGCATACTGAAAGGCAATCTCATAAGACATGAAAattttaacgtagaattacgtcttatggACACATTATAGGGGTCAAATTGAAGAACCGACAACATCGGGAGCcacacgaaaattgtccactttcaaatgcttaaaactgaggCAGA from Wyeomyia smithii strain HCP4-BCI-WySm-NY-G18 chromosome 3, ASM2978416v1, whole genome shotgun sequence encodes the following:
- the LOC129729949 gene encoding uncharacterized protein LOC129729949, with amino-acid sequence MPASCTVPDCELKYAHSEDVSYHKYPLKKPEQLAKWIEFAGRNPEWLPTKWSTICSRHFKATDFKDCIYRKNLVSTAIPSIRVKKHSDKLAAYAPEKSKENKETTDTPPEHGEIHEAETDQEELSGGEDTHMLEMTCRLCGTVFSRWCQSLLSEFRMYAALIAKCLPFVNLELMHYPSKVCANCVKVLNGFSTYYDNVVKVQGDLEQKYTGICEQYSTYKPMTDVPSRTMKIKQEPLTSIKEETIDFAAKGREAENSLIIKNPNITNDKKKLILFNNSQTNEGQYTKHNRESKNCEILEIVNLYPPIVDITSATIREVQPYEITLPSSLSNATCQPCAPQIINLKTENTAELEEEYEDYSGYFQDFMAGFTAWEEHSYSKLPIQADDNKDELFPTHMELEPIEPIQLGNSATVRVIHVELPPPQPVVAEFACSRCHEKRFRSRVQLLRHKILHCSSRVVRSYRCFYCQRSLCSWHERKMHFSVCRRRMLRQRRRNDMVKRAKENSKHDRNTEETSSSGKTNRRFDCTMCDRSYTRLYNLKRHKASHRPVDQWNHKCGVCQKIFDKLFDLKKHFQLSKCAGSSGDRSKFSQHKPDEDTSGEEIVSLQAAGTPSDRLLYVCSTCTKQFKSYNSLKVHESVHTGLKVFICETCGKRFGGQVNLSQHRLTHIDEKRFTCKLCPKVFKRSGGLGQHVKAFHMKIKPYQCTVCRRDFALKADMIRCRHSKLKDFG
- the LOC129729950 gene encoding EF-hand domain-containing protein D2 homolog; translation: MSADSELSSVLNRRQQINDALENGVEVKHTYRVVNIYTEFHEFSRKEIKEYQATFSKYDVGKDGFLDLAELKIMMEKLGAPQTHLGLKGMIAEVDEDKDGKISFREFLLIYRKARAGELVSDSGLGQLARLTEINVDEVGVNGAKNFFEAKIEQQLRTNKFHDEIRQEQEEKRRMEEERILRRQQFQQRAAVFQ